One window of Bacillus alkalicellulosilyticus genomic DNA carries:
- a CDS encoding CAP domain-containing protein, whose translation MTKKMIYTMLLLVAILLGGCNQFGTQGENDFGSGLDEGVNTYLGQISSEATDTPSDEYPHTKAVQVQHAKYEFQVAEGEAQGQSHIIHLPEGSVRLTREQLQQALPAQIAQRLPQDAKGITPERIAQLIPKGTSQLSAEQIANRIRERTKPGQAGGRQQETTQPTPAQPAPEQQETVEQAPAREEAVEQPEQAPAKEETTPTQEEQQQAPPAQGGQAGGISDIESQVIELTNQERRKNGLSDLQADATLANVAREKSNDMQQNNYFSHTSPTYGSPFDMIRDFGVSYSSAAENIAQGQRSAEQVVQAWMNSEGHRANILNGNFTHIGVGYNENGHYWTQMFIRK comes from the coding sequence ATGACAAAGAAAATGATCTATACTATGTTGCTTTTGGTCGCTATATTACTTGGGGGTTGCAATCAGTTTGGAACACAGGGTGAAAATGATTTTGGAAGTGGACTTGATGAAGGAGTGAATACTTATCTAGGACAAATTTCAAGTGAAGCGACAGACACCCCTAGTGATGAATATCCACATACAAAAGCTGTACAAGTTCAACATGCAAAGTATGAGTTTCAAGTAGCTGAAGGTGAGGCGCAAGGTCAAAGTCATATTATACATTTACCAGAAGGTTCTGTAAGATTGACTCGTGAGCAACTGCAGCAAGCTCTGCCAGCTCAAATTGCTCAACGTCTACCACAAGATGCAAAAGGGATTACACCAGAACGAATTGCTCAATTAATTCCTAAAGGAACTTCTCAGTTATCGGCAGAACAAATTGCGAATCGAATAAGAGAACGAACAAAGCCAGGGCAAGCTGGAGGTAGACAACAAGAAACAACACAACCGACACCAGCCCAACCAGCACCGGAACAACAAGAAACTGTGGAACAAGCACCTGCACGAGAAGAAGCTGTTGAACAGCCGGAGCAAGCGCCTGCTAAAGAGGAAACAACACCTACCCAAGAAGAACAACAACAAGCCCCTCCTGCTCAAGGCGGTCAAGCTGGAGGCATAAGTGATATAGAATCTCAAGTAATTGAGCTAACGAACCAAGAACGAAGAAAAAATGGGCTTTCTGATTTACAAGCTGACGCTACATTAGCTAATGTGGCAAGAGAAAAATCAAATGACATGCAACAAAATAACTACTTTTCTCATACAAGTCCAACGTACGGTTCCCCATTTGATATGATTAGAGATTTTGGTGTTTCTTACAGTTCAGCCGCTGAAAATATAGCACAAGGTCAAAGAAGTGCAGAACAAGTTGTCCAAGCGTGGATGAACAGTGAAGGGCATCGTGCAAACATTCTAAACGGGAATTTCACTCATATCGGTGTGGGCTATAACGAAAACGGTCATTACTGGACACAAATGTTTATTAGAAAGTAA
- the cimA gene encoding citramalate synthase → MKQVFMYDTTLRDGTQGEGVSLSVQDKLKIAKKLDELGVHYIEGGWPGSNPKDMNFFELVKDLHLKNAKVTAFGSTRRIGVKASEDTNLQRILESGVKAVAIFGKSWDFQVTHALQTTLEENLQMIFDSVEFLKENDLEVIFDAEHFFDGYKANQEYAMAAIKKAEEAGADCVTLCDTNGGTLPHEITEIVSHVVSEVNIQVGIHCHNDGEVAVANSIAAVQAGARHVQGTMNGYGERCGNANLISVIPNLQLKLGFSCVEAEQIQQLTNVSKFVHEIANQVPPSNQPFVGKSAFAHKGGMHVSAVLKHPETYEHVDPSLLGNQRRVLVSELSGQSNVLFKAQEWDLDLNKNNPATKQIIEEIKEKEHQGYQYEAAEASFELLVKKGLGNSKDFFDVGHFKLFIENKGGEAFATEAVVKLCVNGEEVLTAAEGNGPVNALDHALRKGLQQFFPIIQKMHLSDYKVRVLDETDATASKVRVLIESSDSHEKWSTIGVSGNIIEASWYALIDSVRYYLNKHQSDIEILTGRQPQLSKTIGVQNH, encoded by the coding sequence TGAAGGTGGTTGGCCAGGAAGTAACCCTAAAGATATGAACTTCTTTGAACTTGTAAAAGACTTACATTTAAAAAACGCTAAAGTTACAGCATTTGGAAGTACAAGACGAATTGGAGTAAAAGCAAGTGAAGATACAAATCTTCAACGAATATTAGAAAGTGGTGTTAAAGCCGTTGCTATCTTCGGTAAAAGCTGGGATTTCCAAGTGACTCATGCTCTTCAAACAACGCTTGAAGAAAATTTACAAATGATTTTTGATTCCGTTGAGTTTTTAAAAGAAAACGACCTTGAAGTGATTTTTGATGCCGAACATTTTTTTGATGGCTATAAAGCGAATCAAGAATATGCCATGGCGGCTATTAAAAAAGCAGAAGAAGCAGGGGCTGACTGTGTAACACTTTGTGATACAAACGGGGGAACACTCCCTCATGAGATTACAGAAATTGTGTCACACGTTGTAAGTGAAGTGAATATTCAAGTTGGAATTCATTGCCATAATGATGGCGAAGTGGCTGTCGCAAATTCGATAGCTGCTGTTCAAGCGGGTGCCCGTCATGTACAGGGGACAATGAATGGCTATGGTGAACGATGTGGAAACGCTAATCTTATTTCTGTTATTCCTAATTTACAATTAAAATTAGGTTTTAGTTGTGTAGAGGCAGAGCAAATTCAACAACTTACAAACGTTTCTAAGTTTGTCCATGAAATAGCGAACCAAGTTCCTCCTAGTAACCAACCATTTGTTGGGAAAAGTGCATTTGCACATAAAGGCGGAATGCATGTTAGCGCCGTGTTAAAGCATCCAGAAACATACGAGCATGTGGACCCAAGCTTATTAGGAAATCAACGTCGCGTTCTAGTTTCTGAGCTATCAGGGCAAAGCAATGTCTTGTTTAAAGCACAAGAATGGGACCTTGATTTAAATAAAAATAATCCTGCTACAAAGCAAATTATCGAAGAAATTAAGGAAAAAGAGCATCAAGGTTATCAATATGAAGCGGCTGAAGCGTCATTTGAATTATTGGTGAAAAAGGGATTAGGAAATAGTAAAGACTTTTTCGATGTTGGTCACTTTAAATTGTTTATTGAAAATAAAGGTGGCGAAGCATTTGCTACTGAAGCTGTAGTTAAACTTTGTGTCAATGGAGAAGAAGTGTTAACTGCTGCGGAAGGAAATGGACCAGTTAACGCACTAGACCATGCGTTACGAAAAGGACTACAACAATTTTTCCCAATTATTCAAAAGATGCATTTATCAGATTATAAAGTTCGAGTATTGGATGAAACCGATGCGACTGCATCGAAAGTCCGTGTTCTCATTGAATCCTCAGATAGTCATGAAAAATGGAGTACAATTGGTGTATCTGGAAACATTATCGAAGCAAGTTGGTATGCCTTAATTGATAGTGTTCGCTATTACTTAAATAAGCATCAAAGCGACATTGAAATTTTAACAGGTCGTCAACCACAACTATCCAAAACAATTGGCGTTCAAAATCATTAG
- a CDS encoding IS256 family transposase has protein sequence MTQIQFNLDIDVLKESVMNSNIDAVVKSSIVLVLNEFMEKERDEHLQASAYERSPERRDYRNGYYERELLISIGKIKLRVPRTREGDFSTSIFERFSRVDQALTLSMLEMVVNGVSTRKVKNIVEQLCGESVSKSFVSSLTEKLDPVVNKWANRPLNVQYFPYLYADAMYIKVREHNKVVPKAVYLMTAMDEEKKRQVIGLKIDHAESFEAWQGFFSDLKARGLQSPKLIVSDAHAGLKKAIDREFIGTSWQRCSVHFKRNIINKLPKKGSSQVIADLRRIYQTISCEEARKFKDDLLMNHQDNPKLKKAIEILEDGFEESIQYLNEPKMYQRHLSSTNSLERLNQEIRRRERVIRIFPNTQSAFRLIGALLMENENLQLNRRYTLKP, from the coding sequence ATGACTCAAATACAGTTTAACCTAGATATTGATGTTTTAAAAGAATCTGTGATGAATTCGAATATTGATGCAGTTGTAAAATCTTCAATTGTATTAGTTCTTAATGAGTTTATGGAGAAAGAACGGGATGAGCATTTACAAGCATCTGCCTATGAGCGTTCTCCAGAACGCCGGGATTACCGTAATGGATATTATGAGCGTGAGCTACTGATTAGTATTGGAAAAATTAAATTACGTGTACCTCGTACAAGAGAAGGAGACTTTTCAACTTCTATATTTGAACGGTTTTCTCGCGTAGACCAAGCACTAACTCTTTCTATGTTAGAAATGGTGGTAAATGGGGTGTCAACACGAAAAGTAAAAAACATTGTAGAACAACTTTGCGGAGAAAGTGTATCCAAATCATTTGTTTCGTCCCTAACGGAGAAGCTTGATCCTGTTGTGAATAAATGGGCTAATCGACCACTTAATGTCCAGTATTTTCCTTACCTCTATGCAGATGCCATGTATATTAAGGTGCGTGAACATAATAAAGTTGTACCCAAAGCAGTCTATCTTATGACGGCAATGGATGAGGAAAAAAAGAGGCAAGTTATTGGATTAAAAATAGACCACGCTGAGAGTTTCGAGGCGTGGCAAGGGTTCTTCAGTGATTTAAAAGCGCGAGGACTCCAATCTCCTAAACTTATTGTCTCTGATGCCCATGCTGGATTAAAAAAGGCTATAGACCGAGAATTTATCGGAACTTCATGGCAAAGGTGTTCCGTTCACTTTAAACGAAACATTATTAATAAACTTCCCAAAAAAGGGTCTAGCCAGGTCATAGCAGATTTGAGAAGAATATACCAAACAATCTCTTGTGAAGAAGCAAGGAAATTTAAAGATGACCTTCTCATGAATCACCAAGATAATCCCAAGTTGAAGAAGGCAATTGAAATCCTTGAAGACGGATTTGAAGAATCCATTCAATATTTAAATGAACCAAAAATGTATCAACGACACCTATCAAGTACCAACTCGTTAGAGCGTCTAAATCAGGAAATAAGAAGACGAGAAAGAGTCATTCGTATTTTTCCAAATACACAATCAGCTTTTCGATTAATTGGGGCGCTATTAATGGAGAATGAAAACCTTCAGTTAAATAGGAGATATACTCTAAAGCCCTAA
- a CDS encoding TlpA family protein disulfide reductase has protein sequence MSTIHKKKSLSIVILVVAAILIGYVIVTEFNKEVVGVAQGNIAVDFTTPLWPTNEEASLSDFSGDIIILNFWASWCEPCRDEMPDLMEFEQDYGHLGIRVVGVNMSTFERTLVDAEKFLEEYGITFPSFIDSDGVVATTYKPRFFPTTYILDEQQVIQQVLPGEINYRVLEEYVLPLVQE, from the coding sequence GTGAGTACCATTCACAAGAAAAAAAGCCTAAGTATCGTTATATTAGTCGTTGCAGCTATTTTAATCGGGTATGTTATTGTGACAGAGTTCAATAAAGAAGTAGTCGGGGTAGCACAAGGAAATATTGCCGTTGATTTTACAACTCCTTTGTGGCCTACAAATGAAGAGGCCTCTTTATCCGATTTTTCAGGAGACATCATTATCCTCAACTTTTGGGCATCATGGTGTGAGCCTTGTCGGGATGAAATGCCGGATTTGATGGAATTTGAGCAAGATTACGGGCATCTAGGTATCCGAGTTGTCGGTGTTAATATGTCTACATTTGAGAGAACACTAGTTGATGCAGAAAAATTTCTAGAAGAATATGGAATCACGTTTCCTTCGTTTATAGATAGTGATGGAGTAGTAGCAACAACCTACAAGCCTAGATTTTTTCCTACCACCTATATATTAGATGAACAGCAAGTCATTCAACAGGTATTACCTGGGGAAATTAATTATCGTGTATTAGAAGAATATGTACTTCCATTAGTACAAGAGTAA
- the trpB gene encoding tryptophan synthase subunit beta, with amino-acid sequence MSQAEKSGVERSERGYFGEFGGSFVPPQLNAVLARLDEAFQHYKDDPEFNKEYDFYMKEYVGRENPLTFAERLTSTLGGAKIYLKREDLNHTGAHKINNVIGQILLAKKMGAHRIIAETGAGQHGVATATACAMLGMDCTIYMGAEDTRRQELNVFRMELLGAKVVAVHKGQGRLKDAVDEALGDLIENYESTFYLLGSAVGPHPFPTMVHHFQSIISNESKRQILEKEGRLPDVVVACCGGGSNAIGAFSAYIPEESVRLVGVEPAEAATLTKGTPGVIHGFKCLCLQDEEGNPLPTHSIAAGLDYPGIGPEHSHLKVSGRAEYYSVTKEEVLDAFQKLAQTEGIIPALESAHAVAYGLKAAPQMKQEEIMIINISGRGDKDVNEVKLLLSQN; translated from the coding sequence ATGAGTCAAGCTGAGAAGAGTGGAGTAGAGAGAAGTGAAAGAGGGTATTTTGGTGAATTTGGTGGAAGTTTTGTTCCACCTCAATTAAACGCCGTATTAGCCCGACTAGATGAAGCATTTCAGCATTATAAGGACGACCCTGAATTTAATAAAGAGTATGATTTTTATATGAAAGAATACGTTGGCAGGGAAAATCCGCTGACATTTGCCGAGCGACTAACATCTACGTTAGGTGGAGCAAAAATTTATTTGAAACGTGAAGATTTAAATCATACAGGAGCTCATAAAATTAACAATGTTATCGGTCAAATTTTATTGGCTAAAAAGATGGGAGCCCATCGGATTATTGCTGAAACTGGGGCAGGGCAGCATGGTGTAGCCACAGCTACTGCTTGTGCCATGCTAGGTATGGACTGCACCATTTATATGGGAGCCGAAGACACTCGTCGCCAAGAATTAAACGTGTTTCGTATGGAGCTTCTCGGAGCAAAAGTCGTTGCCGTTCATAAAGGGCAAGGGCGCTTAAAGGATGCAGTCGATGAAGCTTTAGGCGATTTAATTGAAAATTATGAGTCAACCTTTTACTTGTTAGGTTCTGCCGTTGGACCACATCCGTTTCCTACGATGGTTCATCACTTTCAATCGATTATTAGTAACGAATCTAAGCGTCAAATCCTTGAAAAAGAAGGCCGATTACCTGATGTCGTCGTTGCTTGCTGTGGCGGAGGAAGTAATGCAATTGGAGCATTTTCAGCATACATTCCAGAAGAGTCTGTTCGCCTAGTTGGTGTCGAGCCTGCTGAAGCCGCAACATTAACAAAAGGAACACCTGGTGTGATTCATGGCTTTAAATGCTTATGCTTACAAGATGAAGAAGGAAATCCGTTACCGACTCATTCGATTGCAGCTGGACTAGATTATCCAGGGATTGGGCCTGAACATAGTCACTTAAAAGTATCTGGTCGAGCTGAGTACTATTCAGTGACAAAAGAAGAAGTGCTTGATGCGTTCCAAAAGTTAGCGCAAACCGAAGGAATCATTCCAGCCTTAGAAAGTGCTCACGCGGTTGCTTACGGCTTAAAGGCAGCACCACAAATGAAGCAAGAGGAGATAATGATTATTAACATCTCCGGTCGTGGTGACAAAGACGTTAATGAAGTTAAGCTATTATTAAGCCAAAACTAA
- the uppP gene encoding undecaprenyl-diphosphatase UppP, translated as MSIIEAFIFGLVQGITEFLPISSTAHIVITQLLFGYAFPGLAFEIFLHMASVLAVILYFRKDIIAVIVGFFSFFTNKTAENKVHFFFGVYILVATILTGGLGIVLSDVFDETMKTPYFIAGALAITGVALIFIERFHRYGNREEKDMTFKDSIIVGLAQTLAVFPGISRSGATLVAGLLAGLNRETAVRYSFLLSIPVILGSTVLAFDEIGSGMFSSIGAPALLVAFITTFIFSWLGIVWLISFLKKSKLIYFAIYCFVVAILVALFIDPNTVMDL; from the coding sequence ATGTCAATTATCGAAGCTTTTATTTTTGGTCTTGTCCAAGGAATAACCGAATTTTTACCGATTTCCAGTACGGCACATATTGTTATCACACAATTATTATTCGGGTATGCCTTTCCTGGACTGGCGTTTGAAATCTTTTTACACATGGCATCTGTATTAGCCGTTATTCTCTATTTCCGTAAAGATATCATTGCCGTTATCGTGGGCTTCTTTTCCTTCTTCACAAACAAAACCGCGGAAAACAAAGTTCATTTTTTCTTTGGAGTGTACATACTTGTAGCTACGATATTAACTGGTGGTTTAGGAATTGTTCTCAGTGACGTTTTCGATGAAACAATGAAGACCCCTTATTTTATTGCTGGGGCCTTGGCTATTACCGGTGTAGCATTAATCTTTATTGAACGTTTTCATCGTTATGGAAACCGTGAAGAAAAAGATATGACATTTAAAGATTCGATAATCGTCGGGCTTGCGCAAACTCTAGCTGTTTTTCCAGGGATATCTCGTTCAGGAGCAACTCTTGTAGCTGGACTATTAGCTGGATTGAACCGAGAAACAGCCGTTCGATATTCATTTTTACTCTCGATTCCTGTCATTTTAGGTTCGACAGTTCTTGCTTTTGATGAAATCGGTTCTGGCATGTTCTCAAGTATTGGAGCACCAGCATTACTTGTTGCCTTTATCACTACATTCATCTTTTCTTGGTTGGGGATTGTTTGGCTTATTTCTTTCCTGAAGAAAAGCAAACTCATTTATTTTGCGATTTACTGTTTCGTAGTCGCTATTCTAGTTGCTTTGTTTATTGACCCTAATACAGTGATGGATTTATAA
- a CDS encoding CobW family GTP-binding protein, which produces MSRIPVYLFTGFLGSGKTTVLLKVLEEMKKQGKKPAVILNELGEVNVEKSLFGSQPVMELLNGCICCTIQDDLRTELSQFLSTQKEVDVIIIEGTGIANPKEVVESLTHPDLFDLVELYSIISLVDASKYLEYQSLFSSSKEIRTILKQQISHSSLLLLNKIDLIDEKTKIKVRKKVQDVIVDGTETIETTYGEVPIETILKKRMESLVVSANASHHHHHHEHHHFRAVKIDDIPELDRIHFEKWLKSLPEHVIRAKGLVQFTESPRVFQFQYSAGQLQLTKTTDDQQKEDPCLIIIGYQLDIEEIQASFSQQFVR; this is translated from the coding sequence ATGTCTAGAATACCTGTTTATTTATTTACTGGATTTTTAGGTAGTGGAAAGACAACGGTATTGTTAAAAGTACTTGAGGAAATGAAAAAGCAAGGAAAGAAGCCAGCAGTGATTTTAAATGAGCTAGGAGAAGTAAATGTTGAGAAAAGTTTGTTTGGTTCTCAGCCGGTTATGGAATTATTGAATGGTTGCATTTGTTGTACTATCCAAGATGATTTACGAACAGAGTTAAGTCAATTTCTCTCTACACAAAAAGAGGTTGATGTGATTATCATTGAAGGAACAGGAATTGCCAACCCTAAAGAAGTAGTAGAATCACTAACGCATCCAGATTTATTTGATCTTGTTGAGTTGTATTCGATTATTAGTCTTGTCGATGCAAGCAAATATTTAGAGTATCAAAGTTTGTTCTCAAGCTCGAAGGAAATTAGAACCATTTTAAAGCAACAGATTAGTCATAGCTCATTGCTCCTTTTAAATAAAATAGACCTTATAGATGAAAAGACGAAAATAAAAGTCCGTAAAAAAGTTCAGGACGTCATTGTGGATGGAACAGAAACGATAGAAACTACATATGGAGAAGTCCCGATTGAAACCATACTCAAGAAGCGAATGGAGAGTCTCGTCGTATCCGCTAATGCTTCACATCATCACCATCATCATGAGCATCATCATTTCCGGGCAGTAAAAATTGATGACATTCCTGAACTTGACCGTATTCATTTTGAAAAATGGTTAAAGTCATTACCAGAGCATGTCATTCGTGCAAAGGGATTGGTCCAGTTCACGGAAAGTCCAAGAGTATTTCAATTTCAATATTCTGCAGGTCAATTGCAACTCACAAAAACTACAGATGACCAACAAAAAGAAGACCCTTGCCTGATCATTATTGGATATCAGCTAGATATAGAAGAAATCCAAGCTTCTTTCTCTCAACAATTTGTAAGGTGA
- a CDS encoding permease: MKIKDTLLSLTKDFIGILLLLFFLLLFFNIEWIKSDNPLFSIPDQWVNVNTIFLGIVIEAAPFILLGVFVSALIQVYVSEDSLRRFLPKNAYAALLPAAVLGAIFPICECAIIPVVRRLIKKGMPLHIGVVFLVAAPILNPVVAASTYFAFRNDLSVLYSRMGLAFVLAIFIGGVMYMIFKNSEQLKWTTEELTGKGEILQVQMTGVKTNRVKQTLYHAADEFFLMGKFLIAGAFIAALFQTFMDRNILLAIGSNEWSSTGVMMAFAFILSLCSEADAFVASSFGSTFTTGSLIAFLVYGPMLDLKNTIMLFAFFRVKFVLGFIAVVTISVFVAVMILQLFIL, from the coding sequence ATGAAAATAAAAGATACTTTACTTTCACTAACAAAAGATTTTATAGGAATTCTATTACTACTATTTTTTCTATTACTCTTCTTTAATATTGAATGGATTAAATCTGATAATCCCTTATTCTCGATTCCAGATCAATGGGTTAATGTAAACACGATATTCCTTGGAATCGTGATAGAAGCAGCACCCTTTATCTTATTAGGGGTTTTTGTATCTGCACTCATTCAAGTGTACGTCTCAGAAGATTCTCTTCGACGATTTTTACCGAAAAATGCATATGCGGCTCTATTACCGGCTGCAGTTCTTGGTGCGATTTTCCCGATTTGTGAATGTGCCATCATTCCTGTCGTCAGACGTTTAATTAAAAAAGGGATGCCGCTTCACATTGGTGTTGTCTTTCTTGTTGCTGCACCGATCCTAAATCCTGTTGTTGCTGCATCTACTTATTTTGCTTTTCGAAATGATCTTTCTGTTCTCTACTCAAGAATGGGACTAGCTTTTGTATTAGCCATCTTTATCGGTGGCGTCATGTACATGATTTTTAAAAACAGCGAACAATTAAAGTGGACAACCGAAGAGCTGACTGGTAAAGGTGAAATCCTTCAAGTTCAAATGACAGGTGTAAAAACAAATCGTGTGAAACAAACCTTATATCATGCGGCTGATGAATTTTTCTTAATGGGAAAATTTCTAATTGCAGGTGCCTTTATTGCCGCCTTGTTTCAAACGTTTATGGACAGAAACATTTTACTTGCCATTGGTAGTAATGAATGGTCGTCCACAGGTGTGATGATGGCATTTGCTTTTATTTTATCCTTATGTTCTGAAGCTGATGCGTTTGTTGCGTCTTCGTTCGGAAGTACATTTACAACAGGTTCATTAATTGCGTTCTTAGTATATGGGCCAATGCTTGATTTAAAAAATACAATAATGTTGTTTGCGTTCTTCAGAGTTAAATTTGTACTTGGTTTTATCGCTGTAGTTACAATTTCTGTTTTTGTAGCTGTTATGATCTTACAATTGTTTATTTTATAG
- a CDS encoding TIGR03943 family putative permease subunit: MNEKKQDRSFHTYIRGIILIGFALLILAMIVTGNIVYYIAPKMMPFIYFATVVFLFLGAVQIIRSTKKDEEEYCDCGEDHSITGSPLTKILIYSIFIVPIVAGFVIPDRALDSSVAANRGIQYGSGVLNKPITTPAEAEDTLARAAAYLEDPDAYFEGLEENLEANSEHFSAEDFYTEEGFNNYYLELAEELKEHDTIVVTEENYLDVMTVLDIHMNEFLGKEIEILGFVYREEDFDDNQMVVARFAMTCCVADVAVYGTMIEADEASQYENDTWVRVSGTLNQTTYGDFAIPLIQLREITVVEEPDTPYVYPSFR; the protein is encoded by the coding sequence ATGAATGAGAAAAAACAAGACCGGAGTTTTCATACGTACATTCGTGGGATAATTCTTATTGGATTTGCTTTGTTAATTCTTGCAATGATAGTGACGGGGAACATCGTCTATTACATCGCTCCCAAAATGATGCCTTTCATTTATTTTGCTACCGTCGTATTTTTATTTTTGGGTGCTGTTCAAATTATAAGAAGTACGAAAAAGGATGAGGAAGAGTACTGCGATTGTGGGGAGGACCATTCCATTACAGGTTCACCCCTTACAAAAATACTCATCTACTCGATCTTTATTGTTCCGATAGTCGCTGGATTCGTTATTCCTGACCGTGCCTTAGATAGCTCAGTTGCTGCCAATCGTGGCATTCAATACGGTAGTGGTGTCTTAAATAAGCCAATTACCACCCCAGCGGAAGCAGAGGACACCTTAGCTAGAGCAGCAGCCTATCTCGAAGACCCTGATGCGTATTTTGAAGGGTTAGAAGAAAATCTTGAAGCAAATAGTGAACACTTTAGTGCCGAAGATTTTTATACAGAAGAAGGCTTTAATAATTACTATTTAGAACTTGCTGAAGAATTGAAAGAGCATGACACCATTGTGGTAACAGAAGAAAATTACTTGGATGTCATGACAGTCCTCGATATTCACATGAACGAATTTCTTGGGAAAGAAATTGAAATCCTCGGTTTTGTATACAGAGAAGAGGATTTCGACGATAATCAAATGGTAGTCGCCCGCTTTGCTATGACCTGCTGTGTAGCAGATGTAGCTGTATATGGAACGATGATAGAGGCGGATGAAGCTTCACAATATGAAAACGATACATGGGTCCGAGTATCAGGTACATTAAACCAAACAACATACGGTGATTTTGCCATTCCGCTCATTCAACTGCGCGAAATTACAGTTGTAGAAGAACCAGACACCCCATATGTATACCCAAGCTTCAGATAA
- a CDS encoding CAP domain-containing protein: protein MRYSSLFILIMVALLSGCQIENTKSYETDPVEVSKDKASVLKSKEMVAAEFLLKKGIEVQQEEQTDVDLSDTLEEEPSTLLDENNASNEDKAVIEEKEIVLKEEPEQKQSTQKPSDNKKQPNEQKKEVEKPSEQPKNSKPKEEKQVEKTEPSKSDSITVSGPSSIEAKVIELTNAERKKHGLSELKVDNTVNSVARRKSEDMQQNNYFSHSSPTYGSPFDMMSHYGISYRAAAENIAYGQQTAEQVVEAWMSSDGHRANILGNYTHIGVGYHSSGHYWTQMFITK from the coding sequence ATGAGATATAGTAGCCTGTTCATTTTAATAATGGTGGCGCTCTTAAGTGGCTGCCAAATAGAAAATACTAAATCCTATGAAACCGACCCAGTTGAAGTGTCAAAAGATAAAGCTTCAGTATTGAAAAGTAAGGAAATGGTAGCAGCGGAATTCCTGCTGAAAAAAGGAATTGAGGTGCAGCAAGAAGAACAAACGGATGTGGATTTGTCAGATACGCTTGAAGAAGAACCATCGACGTTATTGGATGAAAATAATGCCTCTAACGAAGACAAAGCCGTAATTGAGGAAAAAGAAATCGTTCTAAAAGAAGAACCCGAACAAAAGCAAAGTACTCAGAAACCTTCTGACAACAAGAAACAACCAAACGAACAAAAAAAAGAAGTAGAAAAGCCGAGTGAACAGCCTAAAAACTCAAAACCTAAAGAAGAAAAGCAAGTGGAGAAAACAGAGCCTTCCAAATCAGATTCAATTACCGTTTCAGGTCCAAGCTCGATTGAGGCTAAAGTGATCGAGTTAACGAATGCTGAACGAAAGAAACATGGTCTTTCTGAATTAAAAGTCGACAATACTGTAAATAGTGTGGCACGACGAAAATCTGAAGACATGCAACAAAACAATTATTTTTCTCACTCAAGCCCCACTTATGGGTCCCCATTTGATATGATGAGTCATTATGGTATCTCTTACCGTGCAGCGGCTGAAAATATCGCCTATGGGCAACAAACAGCTGAACAAGTCGTTGAAGCTTGGATGAGTAGTGATGGACATCGAGCAAATATATTAGGGAATTATACTCATATAGGAGTCGGGTATCATTCCTCAGGTCATTATTGGACGCAAATGTTTATTACTAAGTAA